The Aspergillus chevalieri M1 DNA, chromosome 5, nearly complete sequence genome includes a region encoding these proteins:
- a CDS encoding Hid1 family protein (COG:S;~EggNog:ENOG410PHI6;~InterPro:IPR026705;~PFAM:PF12722,PF09742;~TransMembrane:1 (i296-313o)), translated as MGASESKLVFKQGIFRLSEERDIPADDPYWTRFWELPESSEDVFSLFTPADIRRTRDNALSNFETLLLSITSRLTVLKNHPSFPDPELAPPKDALNCIRILTRVLPFIYEAEHLEDWEEKFFWSRRRKKTRQAQISSEVLFDEAQAEEQRDRASPRADDYEDMKPLAEEIIDTLMDLLFYTDFTIPQISTATSKVSHSIWQSGVGCNTSMGSNKELENNRCEILRLLLTLNSKAMYISSSVLPVQGVKAITYITTCHDKQTVLTLLCSLLNTAVKYNPASWRVPYDHVVWKDPKQILVIYCLQLLLVLLLYPIPEDGRGAPPKNYYRHYFGRLHRPQDFQFLVDGMTRILNQPMQATNSYLPGSQRSVKWAPEMLMLFWEALQCNKRFRSFMIDSNRAHDFVILCLFYAIEYKADPSKQGMVRMCIFILQTMSVESNFGKSLNKKFEAQDTLPQSIHIPNFRGSYADYLIMSIHTLITTSKGMLNAVYPALLAVTNNIAPYVEHLSPGACSRILQLFSSMSTPSFLLANETNHKLLASILESINSILEHQFSNNPYLVYAILKYRKRFEAVRTFTLESGQQEIERQNERRKAKNSFDSLASTTPSQSSEDLHASDPRSSLSRIPEENGPFAIGGDDDSDDEQDGENTAPQSTQTSRRPSVSSMVDESVPLQLRGMSEKARGKMPAGHPTFSRQNSMTSQSSVSGSLAVSPNGFTPTAAWLESWLPELPLHTVLTIISAITPHVPESAFQTVSNPEARTLISNISSFEEDPAIRTIISEPSPIRVHSFEWSPLSMGWYESLLWGFIFSSEMVVGTASGATPGTVGVWNGTGVRLFKVQEAAAQGPTLLAPKGAVDAVGSNLVQRIGNLSLRRTSTQESQNGSRPASIREV; from the exons ATGGGAGCGTCGGAGTCCAAGCTTGTCTTCAAGCAAGGAATCTTTCGCCTTTCTGAGGAAAGAGATATTCCTGCTGATGATCCTTACTGGACCAGG TTCTGGGAATTGCCAGAATCGTCCGAAGATGTCTTCAGCTTGTTCACCCCCGCGGACATTCGACGAACGCGCGACAATGCACTATCGAACTTCGAGACCCTACTATTGTCCATAACCTCTCGCCTCACAGTCCTAAAGAATCACCCTTCGTTTCCGGATCCAGAACTCGCTCCTCCTAAAGACGCACTCAACTGTATCCGGATCCTGACCAGAGTCCTTCCCTTTATTTACGAGGCCGAACATCTGGAAGATTGGGAGGAGAAGTTCTTCTGGTCACGTCGCAGGAAGAAGACTAGACAGGCGCAAATTTCGTCCGAGGTCCTTTTCGATGAAGCGCAAGCTGAAGAGCAGCGGGACCGGGCATCGCCGCGAGCTGATGATTATGAGGACATGAAGCCGTTGGCGGAGGAGATCATTGATACGCTTATGGACCTTCTGTTTTACACGGACTTTACGATCCCTCAAATATCGACAGCAACTAGCAAGGTTTCCCATTCCATCTGGCAGAGTGGTGTTGGTTGCAATACGTCAATGGGGTCGAATAAGGAACTGGAGAATAATCGTTGTGAGATCCTTCGGCTGTTACTTACGTTGAATTCTAAGGCGATGTACATTTCATCAA GTGTGCTTCCGGTACAAGGAGTGAAGGCCATTACGTACATAACTACATGCCACGACAAGCAGACGGTCTTGACGCTGTTATGCTCGCTATTGAATACA GCGGTCAAATACAACCCTGCTTCCTGGAGAGTGCCATATGATCACGTCGTATGGAAAGATCCCAAACAAATTCTAGTCATCTATTGCTTGCAGCTTTTGctcgttcttcttctgtaTCCGATTCCTGAAGATGGCCGCGGCGCTCCCCCTAAGAACTACTACCGTCACTACTTTGGGCGGCTGCACAGGCCCCAAGATTTCCAATTCCTTGTTGATGGAATGACCAGAATTCTAAACCAACCA ATGCAAGCGACGAACTCTTACCTTCCCGGTAGCCAACGCTCCGTGAAATGGGCACCGGAAATGCTAATGCTCTTTTGGGAGGCTTTGCAGTGCAACAAGCGCTTTCGATCATTCATGATTGATTCAAATCGCGCTCATGACTTTGTTATTCTCTGCCTCTTCTATGCAATTGAGTACAAGGCCGACCCGTCCAAACAAGGAATGGTCCGAATGTGCATCTTCATTCTGCAGACAATGAGCGTCGAGTCCAATTTTGGGAAGAGTTTGAATAAGAAGTTCGAGGCTCAAGATACCTTGCCTCAAAGCATCCATATTCCTAACTTCAGAGGCTCATACGCGGATTACCTTATTATG TCTATTCACACCCTAATCACCACGAGTAAAGGGATGCTAAACGCGGTCTATCCTGCTCTTCTGGCTGTCACCAACAACATAGCTCCATATGTGGAACATTTGTCACCGGGAGCATGCTCAAGGATCTTGCAGCTCTTCTCATCAATGTCGACACCTAGCTTCCTATTGGCCAATGAAACGAATCACAAACTTCTTGCCTCGATTCTTGAGTCAATCAACTCTATTCTTGAACATCAATTCTCCA ATAACCCATATCTTGTGTACGCCATTTTGAAATACCGTAAGCGCTTCGAAGCTGTCCGTACTTTCACACTTGAGAGTGGTCAGCAAGAAATTGAACGTCAAAATGAGAGGAGAAAAGCGAAAAATAGCTTTGACTCGCTCGCCAGCACTACCCCGTCGCAGTCATCAGAAGACCTCCATGCTTCTGATCCACGATCCTCCCTAAGCCGTATACCAGAAGAAAATGGTCCTTTTGCCATCGGTGGGGATGATGATTCTgatgatgaacaagatgGCGAGAACACTGCGCCACAATCTACTCAGACTTCTCGGAGACCTTCGGTGTCATCAATGGTGGACGAGAGCGTCCCGCTTCAGCTTCGCGGAATGTCCGAAAAGGCACGGGGAAAGATGCCAGCGGGACATCCAACCTTCTCTCGGCAAAACAGCATGACAAGCCAAAGCAGCGTGTCCGGTAGCCTAGCGGTATCTCCCAACGGTTTCACACCAACTGCTGCCTGG CTTGAATCATGGTTACCAGAGCTCCCTCTTCATACCGTCCTCACTATCATTTCTGCAATTACACCTCATGTGCCCGAGTCCGCGTTCCAAACGGTTTCAAACCCAGAGGCCCGTACTCTAATCTCCAACATCTCGTCTTTCGAGGAAGATCCTGCAATCCGGACGATTATCTCAGAGCCTTCGCCCATCCGCGTTCATTCCTTTGAGTGGTCCCCACTTTCGATGGGATGGTATGAGTCCCTACTTTGGGGATTCATTTTCTCCAGTGAAATGGTCGTTGGCACTGCGTCCGGTGCGACACCAGGCACTGTCGGTGTCTGGAATGGAACAGGCGTTCGGTTGTTCAAGGTCCAAGAGGCAGCCGCTCAGGGGCCCACGTTGCTTGCACCCAAGGGCGCGGTTGATGCTGTTGGAAGCAATCTAGTTCAACGTATTGGAAACTTGAGTCTCCGACGCACCAGCACGCAGGAATCTCAGAATGGTTCCAGACCAGCAAGCATTCGGGAGGTCTGA
- a CDS encoding uncharacterized protein (COG:S;~EggNog:ENOG410PKH3;~InterPro:IPR017946;~SECRETED:SignalP(1-17);~go_function: GO:0008081 - phosphoric diester hydrolase activity [Evidence IEA];~go_process: GO:0006629 - lipid metabolic process [Evidence IEA]): MRLSLFIAGAFVSAVTGISPEFQNVLQNTHKSNEYEYPTDFTRGIMPIPVHSHNDYWRDIPFYTGLSKGCISTEADVWLYNGTLFVGHDESSLTDTRTLESLYINPILDVLRRQNPESRFVSEPTKHGVFDTVRDQTLYFFIDVKTSGPETFDAVISALKPLREKGYLTYLKDNRTVNYGPVTVIGTGNTPLNKVASTPDRDYFFDAPLDALDDPQYEKITSQISPIASASFKDAVGVITSDTDPILNDEQTKALRSQITVAKERGIGARYWETPYYPIRTRNLVWRTLLREGVTLLNADDLEAVGELF; the protein is encoded by the exons ATGAGGCTATCCCTTTTCATCGCGGGTGCTTTTGTATCCGCCGTTACCGGCATCTCCCCGGAATTCCAGAATGTCCTTCAAAATACACACAAAAGCAACGAATATGAATACCCTACGGATTTTACGAGGGGGATAATGCCT ATCCCAGTTCATTCGCACAA TGATTATTGGAGAGATATTCCATTCTATACCGGTCTTTCGAAGGGGTGTATATCTACTGAGGCGGATGTTTGGCTGTACAATGGCACTCTTTTT gtcggtCATGATGAATCCTCTTTGACAGACACGCGCACTTTGGAGTCCCTCTATATAAATCCGATCCTGGATGTCCTCAGACGTCAGAATCCTGAGAGTCGGTTTGTATCTGAGCCTACGAAACA CGGCGTCTTCGACACTGTCAGAGATCAGACCCTTTACTTCTTCATTGATGTGAAGACTTCCGGCCCCGAGACATTTGACGCTGTCATCTCGGCACTGAAACCACTCCGTGAGAAGGGCTATCTCACATACTTGAAGGACAACAGGACCGTCAACTACGGACCCGTCACCGTCATCGGTACAGGCAACACGCCCCTCAATAAGGTGGCCTCTACTCCAGACCGAGACTACTTCTTTGACGCACCGTTGGATGCTTTGGATGACCCGCAGTACGAGAAAATCACATCTCAAATCTCTCCCATTGCATCTGCCAGCTTCAAGGATGCCGTCGGGGTCATAACTTCTGACACGGATCCTATCCTGAACGATGAGCAGACGAAGGCACTTCGTTCGCAGATTACTGTTGCGAAGGAGAGGGGAATTGGGGCTAGGTATTGGGAGACACCGTATTATCCGATTAGAACGAGAAACCTTGTTTGGCGGACGTTGCTCCGGGAGGGCGTTACGTTGCTGAATGCCGATGATTTGGAGGCTGTTGGGGAATTGTTTTGA